The segment CGCGATGAACGCCCTCAGCCTCGTGCCCATGTTCCTCGTCGGCCTGGCCGGCAGCGTGCACTGCATCGGCATGTGCGGCGGCATCGTGGGCGCGTTGTCGCTGGGCGCAGGCGCACCGGCGGCGCCTGCCCGCCCGGTGATCGCCATCGCCGTGGCACGGCCCGCGCTGCGGACAAGCCTGCAATCGAACGTGCTGCGCGTGCTGGCCTACAACGGCGGGCGCATAGTCAGCTACATGCTGGCCGGCGCCCTGGCGGGCAGCCTGGCGGGCGCGGGCATGCTGCACCTGGCTTCCCTGCAAGTGGCCGGCTACTGGCTGGCCAACCTGATGCTCGTCGCTTTGGGCCTGTACCTGATGGATGCCTGGCGCGGCCTGGCCCATCTGGAAGCGGCCGGCAACGTCGTCTGGCGCCGCGTGCGCCCCCTGCTGAAACCGTTGATGCCGATGGATACGCCGTTCAAGGCGCTGGCCGTGGGCGGGTTGTGGGGCTGGGTGCCGTGCGGCATGGTCTACAGCGCGCTGCTGACGGCCATGATGCAAGGTTCGGCCCTGAACGGCGCGGCCACGATGGCCGCCTTCGGCCTGGGCACCCTGCCCACTTTGCTGGGCATGGGTTTGCTGGGCACGCGGCTGCGCGCGCAGATGCAGCGCCGTCCCGTGCGCATCGCCAGCGGCTTGCTGGTGCTGGGCTTTGGCTTGCTGGGCCTGCTGCGCGCCGTCAATGGCGTCTCGCTGGGCTGGCTCGACGCCCTGTGCGTCACGGGCCATCCATGAAAAGACGCTTGAAAACAAACCTATGAATGCTGTTTTACAACCATCCGCCTGCTTCCATTGCGGCTTGCCCGTGCCAAGCGGTTCCAGCTGGAACGTCACCATCGACGACGTGCCGCGCGCCATGTGCTGTCCCGGCTGCGAAGCGGTGGCGCAAACCATCGTCGACATCGGCCAGAGCGCCTACTAC is part of the Janthinobacterium sp. 67 genome and harbors:
- a CDS encoding sulfite exporter TauE/SafE family protein, encoding MNALSLVPMFLVGLAGSVHCIGMCGGIVGALSLGAGAPAAPARPVIAIAVARPALRTSLQSNVLRVLAYNGGRIVSYMLAGALAGSLAGAGMLHLASLQVAGYWLANLMLVALGLYLMDAWRGLAHLEAAGNVVWRRVRPLLKPLMPMDTPFKALAVGGLWGWVPCGMVYSALLTAMMQGSALNGAATMAAFGLGTLPTLLGMGLLGTRLRAQMQRRPVRIASGLLVLGFGLLGLLRAVNGVSLGWLDALCVTGHP